A portion of the Salvelinus namaycush isolate Seneca unplaced genomic scaffold, SaNama_1.0 Scaffold2106, whole genome shotgun sequence genome contains these proteins:
- the LOC120038218 gene encoding tetraspanin-18-like — MEGDCLSCIKYLMFIFNFLIFLGGSFLLGVGVWVLVDPMGFREMVAANPLLFTGVYIILAMGAMLFLLGFLGCCGAIRENKSLLLFFFMLILVIFLAELAAAILAFVFREHLTREKFTRDLKRHYQGHNNTDVFTSTWNALMTTFDCCGVNSPDDFEESLFRLLSPDKMVPGVCCQGNGHPGDAVDDLSRDECQRGSMELRYNKGCYSAVVDYFETYIYMAGALAIVVLTIELFAMVFAMCLFRGIDQ, encoded by the exons ATGGAGGGGGACTGTCTCAGCTGCATCAAGTACCTCATGTTCATCTTCAACTTCCTCATTTTT tTAGGAGGCTCCTTCCTGcttggtgtgggtgtgtgggtacTGGTGGACCCTATGGGCTTCAGGGAGATGGTAGCAGCCAACCCTCTGCTCTTCACTGGGGTCTACATCATCCTGGCCATGGGGGCGATGCTCTTCCTCCTCGGCTTCCTGGGCTGCTGCGGAGCCATCCGGGAGAACAAGAGTCTGCTGCTCTTT ttctTCATGCTCATCCTGGTCATCTTCCTGGCAGAGTTGGCAGCAGCCATCTTGGCCTTCGTATTCCGGGAGCAT CTCACCAGAGAGAAGTTCACCAGAGATCTGAAGAGACACTACCAGGGACACAACAATACGGACGTCTTCACCTCCACCTGGAACGCCCTCATGACCACC tTTGACTGCTGTGGGGTGAACAGCCCGGATGACTTTGAGGAGAGCCTGTTCAGGCTCCTCAGCCCAGACAAGATGGTTCCTGGCGTGTGTTGCCAGGGCAACGGTCACCCTGGAGATGCGGTGGATGACCTCAGCAGGGACGAGTGTCAGAGGGGAAGCATGGAGCTCCGCTACAACAAG ggttGTTACTCAGCAGTGGTGGACTATTTTGAGACGTATATCTACATGGCAGGAGCTCTGGCCATTGTCGTCTTGACGATTGAA